In Besnoitia besnoiti strain Bb-Ger1 chromosome IX, whole genome shotgun sequence, a single genomic region encodes these proteins:
- a CDS encoding CRAL/TRIO domain-containing protein (encoded by transcript BESB_012550): MAVAASTVTPVLAPPAIAEAEDAREAPAGATDMQAEGGGAAAPPLTMGETALLESRKLAEKHRGEGDMRYVFPPMRENELDDFGWQWCLNVHKPPHPNTLPVEALSYKPSADEVFKYFFKGTPKEVCIRQIFFHTPLSEDELEWLAQFRRLCAEKKWAVPYFLVPQLLRILWFCKRKYPDEALMKSLEHAQQMVEWRRGFYPLSDEEPELRELLKLGVMYWVGRDPSLRPLLIVRLSRLPRTTAPDLFKRLTIFCFEWALRFLMVPGVVETCVVLFDVRAVPLHQFPISALTDMVNTLTKQFPFRLHRMWIINDSFFVQTVWSIAKQFFTDVQQQKMKFYRNGFEPELLKEYAPYQLEKHYGGTREELKEFYPFPLAPGPFNIDSKTPSLTPPPEVPMQAVDRFTAFGVIWEDGCRLPTQWSAEAGKIFAANGLPPPPLPTTLEDAATAQALAAVEAATFEARTQSIRNYKTTCSMRKKSSMLSMLHLKSQHSGLLTKDEKAPAAEPAGAAAPGADAFAAHTPEAGELQGEETEAGGAGVATADADTPAAAEAPGLVGGEISRRLSKPAESMRKTEAEAAQREAEAAQREAEAAQREVEALVKQEEAREEPEEAVSHQPPASTPALPERKKSSRLPPAEKVSSKKCCSACTIQ, encoded by the exons ATGGCAGTCGCAGCGTCTACGGTGACGCCGGTcttggcgccgcccgcgattgcagaggcggaggacgcgcgcgaagcgcctgctggcgcgaCCGACATGCaggccgagggcggcggggcggcggcgccgccgctgacgaTGGGTgagacggcgctgctggagtcGAGGAAGCTTGCCGAGAAGcaccgcggcgagggcgataTGCGCTATGTTTTTCCGCCGATGAGGGAGAACGAACTCGACGACTTTGGCTGGCAGTGGTGCCTGAACGTGCACAAGCCTCCCCACCCCAATACGCTCCCCGTCGAGGCCCTCTCCTACAAACCCAGCGCCGACGAAGTCTTCAAATACTTCTTCAAGGGAACGCCT AAAGAAGTGTGCATTCGGCAGATTTTTTTTCACACACCGCTCTCCGAGGACGAACTAGAGTGGCTGGCTCAgtttcgccgcctctgcgcagagaagaagtgGGCGGTCCCGTACTTCCTCGTTCCGCAACTACTCCGCATTCTCTGGTTCTGCAAGCGCAAGTATCCCGACGAGGCCCTCATGAAAAG TCTGGAGCATGCACAGCAAATGGTAgagtggcgccgcggcttttATCCGCTGAGCGACGAAGAGCCTGAGCTCAGGGAGCTTCTCAAACTTGGCGTGATGTACTGGGTTGGCCGCGACccgtcgctgcgcccgctTCTCATCGTCAG gctctctcgtctgccgaggacgacggcgcccgACCTCTTCAAACGCCTCACGATCTTCTGCTTCGAGTGGGCTCTGCGTTTCCTGA TGGTTCCGGGCGTGGTGGAAACCTGCGTGGTGCTTTTCGACGTTCGAGCAGTGCCGCTGCACCAGTTCCCCATCAGCGCGCTGACCGACATGGTCAACACGCTCACGAAGCAGTTCCCCTTCCGTCTTCACCGCATGTGGATCATCAACGACTCCTTCTTCGTGCAG ACAGTATGGAGCATTGCGAAACAGTTCTTCACGGACGTCCAGCAGCAAAAAATGAAGTTCTACCG AAATGGCTTCGAACCCGAGCTGCTCAAGGAGTACGCTCCGTACCAGCTGGAGAAGCACTATGGCGGCACCCGCGAG GAACTCAAGGAGTTTTACCCGTTCCCGTTGGCGCCAGGGCCTTTCAACATTGACTCG AAAACGCCGAGCCTTACGCCTCCCCCCGAGGTCCCCATGCAG GCAGTGGATCGCTTCACGGCCTTTGGCGTGATCTGGGAGGACGGCTGCCGGCTGCCGACGCAGTGGAGTGCGGAGGCTGGCAAGATTTTCGCGGCGAAcggtctgccgccgccgcccttgcCGACGACGCtggaagacgcggcgacagcgcaggcgctcgctgcggttGAGGCGGCGACCTTCGAAGCCCGCACGCAGTCGATTCGGAACTACAAAACGACTTGCAGCATGCGGAAAAAGTCGTCGATGCTCTCCATGCTCCATCTGAAGAGCCAACACAGTGGACTGCTCAcgaaggacgagaaggcacctgccgcggagcccgcaggggcggccgcgccgggcgccgacgccttcgcggcgcacacgccggaggcgggcgagcttcagggcgaggagaccgaggcgggcggcgcaggggtcgcgactgcggacgccgacactcccgcggcggcagaggcaccaggcctcgtcggcggcgagatCAGCCGCAGGCTGTCCAAGCCCGCGGAGTCGATGCGGAAaaccgaggcggaggcggcgcagcgcgaggcggaggcggcgcagcgcgaggcggaggcggcgcagcgcgaggtggaggcgctcgtcaaacaggaggaagcgcgcgaagaacCCGAGGAGGCAGTCAGCCACCAG ccgcccgctagcacccccgccctcccagagaggaagaagtcctcgcgccttccgcccgcAGAGAAAGTCTCTTCGAAGaagtgctgcagcgcctgcacgATTCAGTGA
- a CDS encoding putative ribosomal protein L11 (encoded by transcript BESB_012560) has product MSVVGRFRLIVPAATAKPSPAIGQTLGPLGINMMQFCKEFNARTAKIRPEVPLQVTIVPLTDRSYKFSIRAPSNIWYLLRTARCPMGSENPGHESVGNVTLKEIYHIAKCKSMDWPLIGMSLRGICRSLIGTARASGIEISREILPAYHKRDYTDVQALENMRKDMRQRKKAAKRASAKK; this is encoded by the exons ATGTCTGTAGTGGGGCGCTTCCGCTTGATTGTtccggccgcgacggccaaGCCTTCGCCTGCGATTGGGCAGACTCTCGGTCCTCTCG GGATCAACATGATGCAGTTCTGCAAGGAGTTTAACGCGCGCACAGCGAAGATTCGCCCCGAGGTTCCTCTCCAAGTTACGATCGTTCCTCTCACAGACAG GTCATATAAGTTCAGCATTCGCGCGCCGAGCAACATCTGGTATCTCCTTCGCACGGCGCGCTGCCCGATGGGAAGCGAAAACCCTGGTCACGAGAGCGTGGGTAACGTCACCCTCAAGGAG ATTTACCACATCGCGAAATGCAAGAGTATGGACTGGCCGCTGATCGGCATGTCTCTGCGAGGAATCTGCCGCTCGCTCATCGGCACTGCGCGAGCCTCTGGCATCGAG ATAAGCCGAGAAATCCTGCCGGCGTACCACAAGCGCGACTACACAGACGTCCAGGCTTTAGAAAATATGCGCAAAGACATGCGGCAACGCaagaaggccgcgaagcgcgcgtccgcgaagaAATGA